Proteins encoded by one window of Halococcus salifodinae DSM 8989:
- a CDS encoding DUF7115 domain-containing protein, translating to MDVPGIVSERLADESRLTSVSIGNDDRVYVTPSQTLVYHSAGLFSSESVEEYPHDAIRFDISASRREASFAFEYDDGVRGFAIPSDRIETVLPPVIAGVLRSTGLIDDDESIAESYRFGERTLVVTDRRLLTSVGEAVWDRDYESYAFGDVTDVKFEAGTLLIAIGGQRRRLDLSGDGDREAYQTVEDALLAYHDVDTVEEIGSQNTDQFRPQTPSDDDGETTDQQTTPPGTADQQPPTPNAPDQTRTGSPETDVREAETGANAEQSPSRPHAADQPTDTAGQSTDTAGQPTDTAGQPSDGDTRSSGDDAQPSGTGGQSADTQPSAGPTSAEPTIAIEDTETARTTDPTTSDAARQDAGSSAAAEVVDEIDALREAVDRQTELLERQQATLERLADRLDDDR from the coding sequence ATGGACGTTCCCGGGATCGTCAGCGAGCGCCTCGCCGACGAGTCGCGGCTGACCAGCGTGAGCATCGGGAACGACGACCGAGTGTACGTCACGCCGTCGCAGACGTTGGTCTATCACTCCGCGGGGCTGTTCAGCAGCGAGTCCGTCGAGGAGTACCCCCACGACGCCATCCGGTTCGACATCTCGGCCAGCCGCCGCGAGGCCTCCTTTGCCTTCGAGTACGACGACGGGGTACGGGGCTTTGCGATCCCGAGCGACCGGATCGAGACCGTCCTTCCGCCGGTGATCGCGGGCGTACTCCGCTCCACCGGGCTGATCGACGACGACGAGTCGATCGCCGAGAGCTATCGGTTCGGCGAGCGCACGCTGGTGGTCACCGACCGACGGCTGCTCACCTCGGTCGGCGAGGCGGTCTGGGACCGCGACTACGAGAGTTACGCCTTCGGGGACGTCACCGACGTGAAGTTCGAGGCGGGCACACTACTGATCGCGATCGGCGGACAGCGGCGGCGGCTCGACCTGTCCGGCGATGGCGATCGAGAGGCCTACCAAACCGTCGAGGACGCGCTGCTCGCGTACCACGACGTCGACACCGTCGAGGAGATCGGCTCACAGAACACCGACCAGTTCCGCCCGCAAACCCCGTCGGACGACGACGGAGAAACGACCGACCAGCAGACGACACCCCCTGGGACGGCCGATCAGCAGCCACCGACCCCGAACGCTCCCGATCAGACTCGAACGGGATCGCCCGAGACCGATGTTCGAGAGGCCGAGACCGGCGCGAACGCGGAGCAATCGCCATCCCGACCCCACGCTGCCGACCAGCCGACCGACACCGCTGGTCAGTCAACCGATACCGCCGGCCAGCCGACCGACACCGCCGGTCAGCCCTCCGACGGCGACACTCGATCGTCGGGCGACGATGCTCAGCCGTCCGGAACGGGCGGGCAGTCCGCGGACACCCAACCGAGTGCCGGACCGACGTCGGCCGAACCCACGATTGCGATCGAGGACACCGAAACTGCTCGGACCACGGATCCCACCACGTCGGACGCCGCTCGGCAGGACGCGGGTTCGAGCGCCGCTGCCGAGGTCGTCGACGAGATCGATGCGCTTCGCGAAGCGGTCGATCGACAGACCGAGCTGCTCGAACGCCAGCAGGCAACGCTCGAACGGCTCGCTGATCGACTCGACGACGATCGCTGA